The following proteins are encoded in a genomic region of Magnolia sinica isolate HGM2019 chromosome 1, MsV1, whole genome shotgun sequence:
- the LOC131258300 gene encoding F-box/FBD/LRR-repeat protein At1g13570-like → MSGVTELDLNFRHYSTVYYIGFLEASVPYKPFNLPQCLFSCDSLIHLNLALCDFNCPLNFNGLQALKTLHLRRVHLNCLLLEESNLRECFSLDYIKVSGPNLRLKSLIVVARGSPKIEISAPNLQSFDYCGALFYGPSFANFSQLVDVILNSRGYQHKEPEHDYIQILKDLAHVKVLTVCDEPLKQIGMSSKEKYYTWEDLPITFDNLQELQLMLTSTSNKSLSDLYAFFANCFFLLWRNFSFKS, encoded by the exons ATGAGCGGCGTTACGGAGCTTGATCTCAACTTCCGTCATTACTCTACTGTATACTATATCGGTTTTCTTGAGGCTTCTGTCCCCTATAAGCCCTTTAACTTGCCTCAATGCCTCTTTAGCTGCGATTCTTTAATCCATCTGAATTTGGCTCTCTGCGATTTCAACTGTCCATTGAATTTCAATGGTTTACAAGCTCTGAAAACGCTCCATCTTCGACGGGTTCATCTGAATTGCCTGCTTCTTGAGGAATCGAATTTAAGGGAGTGTTTCAGTCTGGACTACATCAAGGTTTCTGGTCCCAATCTGCGGCTTAAGAGTTTGATCGTAGTAGCTCGTGGGTCCCCTAAGATTGAGATTTCTGCTCCAAATCTCCAATCATTTGATTACTGTGGTGCTCTTTTCTATGGACCTTCATTCGCAAACTTTTCACAGTTGGTGGATGTGATTTTAAATTCAAGAGGCTATCAACACAAGGAACCAGAGCATGATTATATACAGATTTTGAAAGACCTGGCTCATGTTAAGGTTCTAACCGTATGCGACGAGCCTCTTAAG cagaTAGGAATGTCGTCTAAAGAGAAATATTACACATGGGAAGATTTACCGATCACCTTCGACAATCTGCAAGAGTTGCAGCTGATGCTAACATCGACTAGCAATAAATCTCTCTCCGACCTCTATGCCTTCTTTGCAAACTGTTTTTTCCTTCTTTGGAGAAACTTTTCATTCAA GTCCTAA